From Zea mays cultivar B73 chromosome 3, Zm-B73-REFERENCE-NAM-5.0, whole genome shotgun sequence:
GTTGACCTCTACGTCCAGTGCGGCACGGTGGAGTTCGCACGCCATGCGTTTGACCGGATGCCGGAGCGGCACCTTGCGTCCTGGAACGCCATGGCCCTCGCGCTCGCCAACCATGGCCGCGGCAAGGACTCGCTCGATTTGTTCAACCGGATGACGCGGGTGGAGAATGTGGTGCCAAATGCCATCACGTTCGTCGCGGGGTTCAGCGCCTGCAACCACGGTGGACTGGCCATGGCGGCGATGGGCGCGACCGCTTCGCCACTCCCTTCCCTATTCCCCACAGGGCAGCGACACACTCTACTCAAGCATCGCCTTCACCCGCAGCCTCGGGGACCTCGCCGCCGAGGCCGTCAGGGTCATCGTCGAGCCGAGCTATGGGTGCACGTTGGGGACGACGACTCGGACCACTACTGCTGGCAGCAGCATGTGGACATGACCACGTCACGACGAGCGTCCGAGGTTGACGCGGACCACCCGGGCTCCGAGGTCGCAGCCGTCATGGCTGCCGCGACCGCCGTGTTCCACTGGGCCGGGGACGCGCACTACGCGCACCTACTGCTCCACCATGCGCAGCAGCTATTCGACTTCGCCAACACCTACCGGGGACGCTACGACGCCGCGCTGCAGGTGCTCGGTCTACACCCCGACCACGGGCTCGTTAACTCCTTCCACGCCATCAGGCTGCTGCTCTCCACCGAGTATTACATCTCCACGATGCTCACCTATGTGGCCCGTGTCAGCCTCATGGTGACGGTGGCAAGCCAACCTGCATCTATTTCAATTGATGCTCAAGGGATGTTTGATGAAATGCAGCAAAGTGATACCTCTGTTGCCATCGCACATACTGCCTTCAACAGTTTCTTCAACACGGAGGAGCTAGATAGGTGGCTAGAAAGCTGCGATGAACAGGGTGAATTAGTTGGAGTCAACAAGATCCATGTGAAGCCTCAGTTCTTTGATGTGGGCAAGGACTGTAACTGGGCGAGGGGCATCCGGAGAACCGAGATCCAGCTCGCTGATGGCAAGAACTGTGAGCTACATAGGTGCTGGACAGATATCTTGGATGCTATAAGCAAGGCTCAACATTTGATTTACATCACTGGCTGGTTGACTATATTGGTGAGGGATGATAGCAATTCTGTCGACCTGCTTACGAAGGAGGGCTTGCTGACTACCCATGATGTGGAGATTGCAAAAGGAGAGCAGGAAATCATGAATGAAGTACTTCCAGCAGAGAGCCGGTCATCTCGGTTTGGTGTGGCTATGGATCTTGCAGACATATGGCCTTGCTATGAATCCAAACCATCTGATGCGCAAGGCTATGCTATCAAAGGGATACCAAATCTCAGAAACACATGCTATCGGAGTGCAGTATTGCAGTGCCTGTTGATGCTCGGTAAGCTGCTAGAAAGGATACTACCATCGACATGGTTAGCCATCCAAGGGTGCTCACGAACTGGTATAGCCATCCAAGGATACTACCATCAGTTCTCTTATTTTATCCATAAGCTATTTTCAGTTGAGCTGGTATAGCACCCGATAGGGCGCTGCCTTTTCTAGTACATTTCAAACCAGATCACATCTGTGCACGTGAAGCCGACGACAGTTCACAAAAAGTGAATATGGCTACATACATGCTTGATTGTGAATCAGATTACCAGTCAACAGAGAACAGCCGGAAATCATACCCATTTCAAAACACTTCCACTTTTTTCCGTGTAGTTACTCACGCTGCCATATCACAATAAGCTATACACGCCACGCTTTCACAATCGTTCAAATAACCCGAAATACATAAGCTGCACTACTGACAGGAAAAGTAAAGGTTAGCACCGCATCGCTGCGCAGAGCAGTTTGAGGCTTATGGGGACTTTACAAGGAGGTGCTCATACAGTTTGGTTGGGTTGTTGTGTATAATTGACGGGTTCGCATCTTCCAGACGCTCTGCAAGAGATCTGAGCATGGAGACCAGATGGCGCGTGTTCTTGGTGCATCGGCACACTAGGTCCAAGTATTGCATGGCCTCCTGGGGAAGGAGACCAGTCATGAAGAAGGGGAAGAGCTTCGAGTGTGTCATCTCCATTGTAGCTACCGCCTCAGAAGCCCACGCTGAACTAGACTTGTCAGAAACCTTCCCCTCCTCCCGCTGCATCCGTCTTACTTGCTCTAGCCGTGGCAGAAGGTCACTCTCTTCTTCCTTGAAGTGCTCTTTGGTGTGGTCCTGCCAATATTTGGTAGATATCAGAAACGCACCAAACATGAAGATGGAGGTATGAATTTACAAGGTCATTGCCTAGGAGTTGTAATGGCTCATTGGGTTTATTAGAGGATGAGTCCAGATATGGAGTGTTTGGTATTATCAGCAGACTTTCGGCAATGAGCCAAGTACCATAATCAATTGTGTTTTATAGAAGTCAGACCTGTAACTAATCATACAGCAATGAGCTGACTTTTAAATCTATGCCCCTAGTTCAGCACCACTGCTCAGTTTTGCCACTCTTCAGTAGTAAAAACGTCCCATCCCTTACTACCAGAGAAGGTTAAAACTGAACGGTGATGCTGAACTAAGGGCACAGATTTAAAAATCCCTTTCCAAATAGTTAGTAGGATATTCTATGGAGAAGTTTCTCAATACCCATGCAAGTATGCATCAGTCCACAATATTAAATTAAGAAAAAATATCAAAACAAACTTCAAAGGCCGCTAAGAGCCTAAAGTTTCTTAGCTAGTTCAGACTTCAGAGAGAGAAATTGCTGGCTAATTTTGCCTGACGATTTGTCAACGCATGCTATCAGTAATCAGCTCAAAGCAAAATAAGCCACACACTGAATGCAATCAGCAAAGAGATGAAGCATCCCTGGAATGGGAGTGCTCATAATGATTGCACCATTGTCAAATGGCCTCCAGACCAATGTCATATTCTTTTTGAAAGCTTGGTAGGAACATGTGGAATAGGGCCAGCTGTAATGAGCATAAAATGTTGAAACCTTTATTGTCATGCAAAGCAATCATTTCTTAATTGCTTGGGCCACGTTGCACCCTACTTTCTTCCCTCAACTTTCATTACACAATACACACCTTCCAAGTTTCCAATGAAAAGAAGAGCTGTAGGCTAACACCATGGTGGTGGATTCCTATCAACCTAAAACATTAAATTTCTCGTGCTATCTTTTGCTGAAACAATGCCAGTTTTACAGATCAAACAGGCTTAGAATGAGCAGACTGCATCCTACTTTACTTTTCCCTTTGTAACATTTCCCATAATGCACAATACCACAGCAGTGAACTGCCAAGATAGCATTATGCAGTAAGCATATGGTGGTGAATCCAGATCCAATTTGACAGGCCATGCAAGTTTTAGAGACAATAGGTTGGAAGTGGTCCTTATCCAGGACCTACATGATCTTCCACTTTCGATGGAAAGTGCAAGTATACAGAATACAGTAGTGCAATATAACAAACTTTTCCACTCGAGGACGAAAGGAATCAATTTTATCCTTTGGTAACATGGTGATTGGTCCCCTCATCATTCTGTTCCATATCACTTTCGGTTACTCCTTTTAAAGAGAATATCTcatggtaggatatttgttaaagGGATACAGATTAGGACAGGGTAACATCCACAACAACAAATTATCGCTTTTGCATGAAGGTAGCATAGAACCCTTGAAAGTTACAAAAGATGAAGTTTGCAAAACCTCCTAAGCACTCGAAGGTTTCCATATGGCTCACTTCTGAAGACACCTAAGATGGTGCTTTGCCTATTCTTTCACGCATGGCGTTCATAACTAAATACTACCTTCTACCACTACTCCGCTAGAAAGCTTAACGCTAGTGTATATTCTGAAGTAGAAAGGTTTCACAAGCAATGCACAGTCAGAATTATGAATTGTCAAGCTTCTGGCAGATAAAGGACAACCAATGCAGTTATTGGATAACACAGGGACTGTACGTCTGTACCTGCAACGCTTTGAGGCGAACTGACAGGTTGACCACCACTTCATGGAATAGGGGGCTCCCTAATTCCAACGTCAGCAGTGTTTTTATATCCTCCTTGATTCCATTCATCATTGGCAGGTGCCTCCCATGCTGCTCGTTAACCTTATCGCACACTCCTGTCACACAAAATACAATTTGGTGTCAGATTAGATTACATCCTAATCATATCAGTATACAAACAGTTGCCGATTAAATAAATGCTCAACAAATATCTTGGGTCCAAGACGTTGAGATAAGCATTTAGTGTGATGATTGATTCCCATTtcgggcttgttcggttctaccccaatccatatggattgagggggattgagggggttttgctccctagtaagtcaaaatcccctccaatccgtatcaatccccttcaatccatatggattaaaaataaccgaacaagcccttcagGGGCAGGAGTCAAGGAGGGGAGCCCGTTTGTTTGTTTTTCACTTGGAAACAGACAAATGTTTAGCTCGGCTCTAGTACATCACATTGCAGTATTTTGTTAGCTGCTTTTACCAATCAGAATAAAGGGCGACCTGTACAGCTAGAGTAGTAGGGGAATA
This genomic window contains:
- the LOC100383645 gene encoding uncharacterized protein LOC100383645, translating into MPERHLASWNAMALALANHGRGKDSLDLFNRMTRVENVVPNAITFVAGFSACNHGGLAMAAMGATASPLPSLFPTGQRHTLLKHRLHPQPRGPRRRGRQGHRRAELWVHVGDDDSDHYCWQQHVDMTTSRRASEVDADHPGSEVAAVMAAATAVFHWAGDAHYAHLLLHHAQQLFDFANTYRGRYDAALQVLGLHPDHGLVNSFHAIRLLLSTEYYISTMLTYVARVSLMVTVASQPASISIDAQGMFDEMQQSDTSVAIAHTAFNSFFNTEELDRWLESCDEQGELVGVNKIHVKPQFFDVGKDCNWARGIRRTEIQLADGKNCELHRCWTDILDAISKAQHLIYITGWLTILVRDDSNSVDLLTKEGLLTTHDVEIAKGEQEIMNEVLPAESRSSRFGVAMDLADIWPCYESKPSDAQGYAIKGIPNLRNTCYRSAVLQCLLMLGKLLERILPSTWLAIQGCSRTGIAIQGYYHQFSYFIHKLFSVELV